GGAAGCCCGCTCGGCCCGCCTGTACCGCGCGCTCGCGCAGATCGAGACGGATGCGCGAATCTCGCGCATGTACCGCGAGCTCGGCGCGGCCGCCGAGCAGCAGGCCGGGTTCTGGGCCGGGCGACTGCGCGAGGCCGGCCGGCCGGTGCCTGCCGAGGTGCCGCTGGGCTTCCGGGCGCGGGCCGCGCTGGCGCTTGCCCGCCGGCTGGGCGTGCGGCCGCTGCGACCCGCGTTCGCCGCGCTGAAGGTCAGGGGCTTGTCGGTGTATTCGGCGCCGCCGCCGGCAGGGCACCCGCGGCCCACCGACGTCGAACAGATCGGCAAGCGGCACCACACCGGCAGCGGCAACCTGCGCGCGGCCGTGTTCGGCGTCAACGACGGCCTGGTGTCGAACGCGAGCCTGATCCTCGGCATGGCCGGCGCGGCGGCCGAGCCGCGCACGCTTCTGCTGGCCGGCGTGGCCGGGCTGCTGGCGGGCGCCTTTTCGATGGCGGCCGGTGAGTACGTGTCGGTGCGCTCGCAGCGCGAAGTCTTCGAGTACCAGATCGGGCTGGAGCGCGAGGAGCTCGAGGAGTACCCGCAGGCCGAGGCCGACGAGCTCGCGCTGATTTACGAGGCGAAGGGCTTCCCGCCCGACGACGCGCGCCGCATGGCGCAGACGCTGATCGCCGACCCGGAGCGCGCGCTG
This genomic window from Zeimonas sediminis contains:
- a CDS encoding VIT1/CCC1 transporter family protein → MSSTDTNAASEGYLEEARSARLYRALAQIETDARISRMYRELGAAAEQQAGFWAGRLREAGRPVPAEVPLGFRARAALALARRLGVRPLRPAFAALKVRGLSVYSAPPPAGHPRPTDVEQIGKRHHTGSGNLRAAVFGVNDGLVSNASLILGMAGAAAEPRTLLLAGVAGLLAGAFSMAAGEYVSVRSQREVFEYQIGLEREELEEYPQAEADELALIYEAKGFPPDDARRMAQTLIADPERALDTLAREELGLNPDELGSPWGAAISSFLAFAAGAVIPLLPWLLLGEAIALGASIGLAAASLFAVGAALSFFTGRGALLSGLRMLAIGAAAGAATYGIGALVGVSVG